In one Oncorhynchus nerka isolate Pitt River linkage group LG7, Oner_Uvic_2.0, whole genome shotgun sequence genomic region, the following are encoded:
- the LOC115132361 gene encoding microtubule-associated protein RP/EB family member 1-like isoform X1 encodes MAVNVYSTSVTGDNLSRHDMLSWINESVQMNYSKIEQLCSGAAYCQFMDMLFPGCIPLKKVKFQAKLETEFLHNFKLLQTSFKKIGVDKIIPVDKLIKGKFQDNFEFVQWFKKLFDANYDGKEYDPVSARQGQDTAPTPNPGQVAPKPRKPSTVQPHSSPPVIKPAARVAPMRSTTTVTKPPPKSAGSALRRPGAAGDVEREELSQEVSSLKATVQDMEKERDFYFGKLRSIEVICQEVDGEADTTMQKIMDVLYATDEGFVIPDSDAEGEEPEEF; translated from the exons ATGGCTGTGAACGTTTACTCTACATCTGTGACCGGCGACAACCTTAGTCGCCATGATATGCTTTCTTGGATCAACGAGTCTGTACAGATGAACTACTCCAAGATTGAGCAGTTGTGCTCAG GTGCTGCTTACTGTCAGTTCATGGACATGCTTTTCCCTGGATGCATACCATTGAAGAAGGTTAAATTCCAGGCTAAACTAGAGACTGAGTTCCTCCACAACTTCAAACTTCTACAGACCAGTTTTAAGAAGATTGGGGTTGACAAG ATCATTCCTGTTGATAAATTGATAAAAGGCAAGTTCCAGGACAACTTTGAGTTTGTGCAGTGGTTCAAGAAATTATTTGATGCCAACTACGATGGGAAGGAGTATGACCCGGTCAGTGCTCGCCAAGGCCAGGACACTGCTCCTACTCCCAACCCAGGACAGGTCGCACCCAAGCCCAGGAAGCCCAGCACTG TACAGCCCCACAGCTCCCCACCTGTTATCAAACCAGCTGCGAGAGTCG CTCCCATGAGGTCTACAACAACAGTGACCAAACCCCCGCCCAAGTCAGCAGGGAGTGCCTTGCGTAGGCCCGGAGCAGCAGGGGATGTGGAGAGGGAGGAGCTATCCCAAGAG GTCAGTTCCCTGAAAGCCACTGTCCAGgacatggagaaagagagagacttttATTTTGGAAAGCTGAGGTCCATTGAGGTCATCTGCCAAGAAGTGGATGGAGAGGCAGATACAACTATGCAGAAGATTATGGATGTTCTATATGCCACTGAT GAGGGGTTTGTTATTCCTGATTCCGATGCTGAAGGAGAAGAACCAGAAGAGTTCTGA
- the LOC115132361 gene encoding microtubule-associated protein RP/EB family member 1-like isoform X2 — MAVNVYSTSVTGDNLSRHDMLSWINESVQMNYSKIEQLCSGAAYCQFMDMLFPGCIPLKKVKFQAKLETEFLHNFKLLQTSFKKIGVDKIIPVDKLIKGKFQDNFEFVQWFKKLFDANYDGKEYDPVSARQGQDTAPTPNPGQVAPKPRKPSTAPMRSTTTVTKPPPKSAGSALRRPGAAGDVEREELSQEVSSLKATVQDMEKERDFYFGKLRSIEVICQEVDGEADTTMQKIMDVLYATDEGFVIPDSDAEGEEPEEF, encoded by the exons ATGGCTGTGAACGTTTACTCTACATCTGTGACCGGCGACAACCTTAGTCGCCATGATATGCTTTCTTGGATCAACGAGTCTGTACAGATGAACTACTCCAAGATTGAGCAGTTGTGCTCAG GTGCTGCTTACTGTCAGTTCATGGACATGCTTTTCCCTGGATGCATACCATTGAAGAAGGTTAAATTCCAGGCTAAACTAGAGACTGAGTTCCTCCACAACTTCAAACTTCTACAGACCAGTTTTAAGAAGATTGGGGTTGACAAG ATCATTCCTGTTGATAAATTGATAAAAGGCAAGTTCCAGGACAACTTTGAGTTTGTGCAGTGGTTCAAGAAATTATTTGATGCCAACTACGATGGGAAGGAGTATGACCCGGTCAGTGCTCGCCAAGGCCAGGACACTGCTCCTACTCCCAACCCAGGACAGGTCGCACCCAAGCCCAGGAAGCCCAGCACTG CTCCCATGAGGTCTACAACAACAGTGACCAAACCCCCGCCCAAGTCAGCAGGGAGTGCCTTGCGTAGGCCCGGAGCAGCAGGGGATGTGGAGAGGGAGGAGCTATCCCAAGAG GTCAGTTCCCTGAAAGCCACTGTCCAGgacatggagaaagagagagacttttATTTTGGAAAGCTGAGGTCCATTGAGGTCATCTGCCAAGAAGTGGATGGAGAGGCAGATACAACTATGCAGAAGATTATGGATGTTCTATATGCCACTGAT GAGGGGTTTGTTATTCCTGATTCCGATGCTGAAGGAGAAGAACCAGAAGAGTTCTGA